The sequence ACACTGTCATTACCTATTAACATCTCGAGGTTGTGTGGTTTACCTATTGACCCTACAGGGTTGCCTCATCTTGGTTTAAGAATCTTGTCGTCGGCAGTCCATTTTTCAGGTAGAAAGGATATCCATCCCAAAGGTAGCAATGCTGCCAAACTTTGCAGCAAAATACACAAAGGGAAGCTTGTGTAATCCCCACCAGACACCCCAATTAAACTGGACAACCCAACTCCAAATACTCCGCTTACTATTGCTGAAAACACCAGTCCAGATGTGAAGAAAGCGAAAAGCGAACCTTCACAGCCAGGTGGGCATTGGCTTGACAACAGAACTGAGAATGGCAAGACCTTGAATTGAGCAATTGCTTCTGCTAGAGCCGAGAAACAAAGCACATGGATCTCATTCGGTATCCCCAACATAAGGTTCACTTGTTTCACCAGGACCAAGTCTGATAGAACTGCCAAAGCATACATCGTCTGAACTCCAGCCACAAGCTGCCTCAAAGGGATCTTTTTGAGATACTTATTGTAGAGGACAGTTAGAGATAGAACCATCACCTGCCCAACAACTTTTGATAGGCCGATGACTGATGGATCAAGCTTCAGATGCTGTGTTTGAAAACAAAACATTGTCCCAGAGAGAATAGGCACAACTGCAAATGATGTCATTATCCACATAAGAGGGTAAAAGATCTGCTCCTCGCTGATTGCTGTCCTCAAGTTTGAGAATTGCTTGCGGAGATTGTCAGACAGAGAGGTTCTGACATGACGAATGTTCCAGTTTCTATGAGAGCTTGGAAGCGTCTCTTTTGTACTTAAGGAAAGTGCTAGTTGGAGGCCAAGGAGGATGGAGAATGCTGAGAACATAGTCTTTGGTTCCTGTGTTCTCAACAGAACGTAACCACCAGACAAATTTCCTAAGAGAGATCCAGCTGCCAGAACTATGAACGCGTAAGATTGTAGTACACCGGCCTTCTGCGTTCTACTGAACTCTGTGACAACAGCATCACTTACAACTTCAGTGACAGATGCGCCAAGATTTCCAATAAGAATGCAAGCCATTTGAGTTGGAAATGTGTCCCCTGTTACTGGAATGACTGCAAGTGTTCCCCATGCCATAAGCTGTAGTAACGCTGAAATAGCCAAAAACATTAGCATTAGTCAATTTACCATGAGTTTATCCAGGACATGGTTAGCAACTAATTTAAGCTACAGAATCAACAGGcatataaattcaaatatttttttctgaatttcctGGCATTCAAACATGAAAATTGgacttctaaaaaaaaatccagatgTAACGAATTCTAGAATAGAAGTTATTGGAGATGCTTATTTCTTATGCAAACTAAACCTAGAAAGAAGCAATCAACATTACACGGGCAAAGAAAACCATTGAAGGGCAGTAGCTAAATGATTGTAAATAATACAAACAAATcggtattgttttttttaaaagttagaATTAGACGATACATTGAGAGAGCCTGTCCCAATCATTACGGCAAACGGGAAATCTTGACGAACTACAGCCAAATGAGTTGATTGGTCTTGATGTGAGAGCCAAGGTAAATCCAAGGAAGGCAGCTTTCTAAGATTAGTGGACAAGAAGGCACCTTTCTTTGTATTCACAGGCACCCAGAAGACCGGTGATATATAAGAATACCCACTTTGAAAAGCTCAGATCGTGTGATTTACACCAAGAGTAAATCACGCATCAGGTTCCAGAGAGAAAGGATAAACTCTTGGATTAACCAAGTCTTGGAAAGGTTCAAAATGTGTGACTAGCAATAATAGCACCACACGCAGCAGGAAAGCACACGGCTCCACCCTCTAGATGACATTCCAAAACATGTGTTTCGAGTCTCAAGATGGCGCTTTCCAAAACGTAAGTTCCACTAAAACAGGTGCAACCGCAAGCAAAGGCACGGAGCATGATTCCATGACCGTTCAAGCAAGCATACCATGTTCCGTTTAGTGAATAATTAATAATACTACAGTAGAAGTTCTTCAAACAATATAGTAGATCCAGTTTAGTCAGTCTGTTGTCAAATCAACCAGACAGCAAAAACcacaaaataaacttattattaTTTGCTGATGATATGTTTCATTTCCAGCACCAGAGACGCAAGTGGGACAGCGGCTGGTGATGCTGAATTCCTAGGTACAGTACTTCCAATTTTCAGAAAGAGACATGAATTCATTGTCACTGTCAATATGTACTGACTGGAGCAGTGTTTCTCCTCACTATTTGGCTCTTCAATTTCTCTTCATTCTTGTTATCTCAGAACATAGTGGAAAACATTGAATTATGACGTATCATGAACGCGAAAGGAAAGCAtaaattcttttttatattgTAATTCTAGCAGCATATTTTGTCGTCGTACCAGAAATTTCGGCCTAAGAAAACCTTACTGTATTTGTCACCATTGTTTCGAttcaattcattcattcattagTAAATACTTCCAAAATTAGGTGATTAAAACGCAGTGCTGTAGATTGATAAATTCTTCCCCATTACAACCAACATTGTCGAAaccacaaacaaacaaacaaagaaatgaacgaagagagaagaaagagaaacagCAGTCACGATGAATGaatcgaaaagaaaaaaaaatggaaggagATGGATTGGTGGGTACCTCCGATGGAGATGtaggggaggcggtgggcgcGGCCGACGTAGACGGCGTCGGAGAGGACCCCGAAGAGCGGCTTGGCGACGAGGGGGAGGTTGCCGGCGTTCTGGACGAGCTGGAGCGCGGCGGGGGTGAGGCCGAGGCCGCGCGTGAGGTGGAAGTTGAGCGCCAGCCACGGGAAGCAGCGGAACCCCTGCACCCAGTACCCGAGCCCGCACACCCACCACACCCGCCGCATCTCCCGCAGCGAACCCAGCCtctccgccgtcgtccgcggcgccggcaccggcagcggctgcgacgacgacggcgacggcggcggcggcggcctcgtcagCCTCCCCGccgggggcgccgccgcggcggagtcCTGGAACCTggccagccgccaccgccgcctcggaGAACCGATGCACGTCGTGGCGGTGCACGAGGGACGGTGAGGGCGCCGTGCCGCGCACGGgcccggcgtcgtcggcgagacGCACAGCATTATTCCGGCTCCTCTCTCGCGGACACCACCCgaccgcggcggaggcggcggagggtcAGAATGCGGAGAGGCGGGAAGCGCGGAGGTGAAGTGtgtgggcgaggaggaggagaaggaggaggacaagaagccaagaagggaagggaag is a genomic window of Oryza glaberrima chromosome 7, OglaRS2, whole genome shotgun sequence containing:
- the LOC127778529 gene encoding probable folate-biopterin transporter 9, chloroplastic, which produces MLCVSPTTPGPCAARRPHRPSCTATTCIGSPRRRWRLARFQDSAAAAPPAGRLTRPPPPPSPSSSQPLPVPAPRTTAERLGSLREMRRVWWVCGLGYWVQGFRCFPWLALNFHLTRGLGLTPAALQLVQNAGNLPLVAKPLFGVLSDAVYVGRAHRLPYISIGALLQLMAWGTLAVIPVTGDTFPTQMACILIGNLGASVTEVVSDAVVTEFSRTQKAGVLQSYAFIVLAAGSLLGNLSGGYVLLRTQEPKTMFSAFSILLGLQLALSLSTKETLPSSHRNWNIRHVRTSLSDNLRKQFSNLRTAISEEQIFYPLMWIMTSFAVVPILSGTMFCFQTQHLKLDPSVIGLSKVVGQVMVLSLTVLYNKYLKKIPLRQLVAGVQTMYALAVLSDLVLVKQVNLMLGIPNEIHVLCFSALAEAIAQFKVLPFSVLLSSQCPPGCEGSLFAFFTSGLVFSAIVSGVFGVGLSSLIGVSGGDYTSFPLCILLQSLAALLPLGWISFLPEKWTADDKILKPR